In the Clostridium cellulovorans 743B genome, GGACGTTTGTAAAGAGTATCGCACTTCTTCCGTTGTTAAAAAAAATGGGGATTACTGCTTTGTATTTATTGCCAATATCCCAACATAGCTATAAGTATAAAAAAGGAGAACTGGGCTCACCTTACGCTGTTAAGGATTTTTTTGCTTTAGATGAAGAATTGAAAGATCCTATGACTGGGGACGAGATGACTGTAGAGGATGAGTTTTCAGCTTTTATTGAAGGTTGCCATATTTTGGATATAAGAGTTATGATTGATATAATTCCGAGAACTTGTTCTAGGGATAACAATTTGATTTTAACTCATCCATATTGGTTTTACTGGATTAATCTTGAGGAGGTTTCAGAGTATGGACCACCAAGGGTAGAAAGTATTGGACAGAATGTTAAACCTTCAGAGGAACTTTTACCATTAATGTATCAATCAGAAAATGTTAAATCCTTGCTTAAGAAGTTTACAGTATCTCCTGATAAATATGATGCTGTTAAATGGAGAGAAATTCAAACAATGTGTGCAGTAAATCCCCGATTAAACGTTCTTGATTTAATCGAAGAGTATATGGGAATTACTACAGCACCTGCTTTTTCTGATTGTATAAATGATCCACAGGCTCCTTGGGAGGATGTTACATATTTAAGGTTATATTTAGACACACCTACGGCGAGCAAAAGGTATATGAAAGATATAAATCAGCCGCCATATATATTAAATGACACTATTAAGTGTAATTTATTTCAGGGAAATGAGCCTAATGAAGCTTTATGGAGTGTTTTAGCAGACATAATCCCTTACTATCAAAGAAATTTTGGTATTGATGGGGCTAGAATAGATATGGGGCATGCATTGCCACAGGACCTTGTAGAGATGATAATGAGAATGCCTAGAGCTATTGATAAGGATTTTTCATTTATAGCAGAGGAACTTGTGGATTTAGGTGCAGCAGCAGCAAAGAAAATGGGATATAATATGATAATTGGTGATGGATTTTATAAGGAGCCAAGATGGCAGGAACATAAAATTCATGGATTCATATATGATTCTAGGAATTTAGTTTGTCCTGTATTTGCTGCTGGAGAAATAGCAGATTCTTCTAGGCTTGCGGCTAGATATGGTGGAAAAAACTTAGTTAAGTGTGCCACAATGTTAAACCACTTTATGCCTAATGGAATACCTTTTATAAATTCAGGTCTCGAGCTTTATGAAACTCAGCCAATGAACACTGGACTCGATGCAACATCAGAGGAAAGATATAGATTGGATATAAACGATAAATATTATGGAAAGCTTGCATTTTTCGATAAATATCAATTGCATTGGAATAATAAAGATAGATGGGAGATGCCAGGAATCCTATCTAACATTTCAAAGATTAGAGAAGAGTATAAGGATACCTTTACAAATCTTGATAATTTCTTTCCCGTGAGTTGCGGAGATTGGTCTAGTCCTGCAATTGCACTAGGGTGGATAATTAATGGGAAAAGAAGATGTCAGCGAGATAATTTAATTTTAGTTCTAGCTAATGCAGATATGTCTAATTACAGGGATTTATATTTTGATTTAGATGGAATTAGACGAGAATCATATAATGCTTCAAGGGAAGCATATTTATTATACTCACCAAACGAATTGAGTAGGTACATATATGAGTTTGATGATAGATGGAATCTCAAATTAGGATTTGGGCCTGGTGAAGTTAAGATAATTAAGATGTGATAAGGCTATTTGGTTCTTGATATAAATATTTATATAGAAGCTGCTTAATGGGAAAGTACCTGTTAAGCAGTTTTTTATCTAAAATTAGTATTTTATTCTAGATTCATTAAAGGATACACCGTGGTATTATATTTGTTTTGATAAAACCAGTGGAGTTGGCATTTCTTAAAAACTATGTGTAACCAAAAAAAAGAATATGGAATAAGCTGATAGTGTAAAAATATCACGGAGGGTTAACTGTGAAATTACAGGGAAGCAAAACGGAGATTAATGTTTTAAAGACTTTCGCTGGCGAATCAAGAGCGAGTGTTGCATATATGCTATTTGCAGAAAAAGCTAGAAAGGAAGGATATGAATATATAGCATCTATCTTTGAGTCTACAGGAAGAAATGAATTAGCTCATGCTAGAGAAACTTTTGAGGCGTTAAAGCTTATAAGAACCACTAGCGAAAACCTAAAATATGCCATTGAAGGTGAAAAGGAAGAAAGTGAGAGCATATATGTCAAATATGCGAAAGAAGCTAAAGAAGAAGGCTTTGAAGAGTTGGAAAATTTATTTAGTGAGTTAGCTGAAACAGAAGAACATCATGAGAAGAGATTTAAAGCTATTAAAGAGTTGTTAGATAGTGGAAGACTTTTTAAGAATCAAACAAGTATAAAATGGCAATGTATGAATTGCGGATATATTCATGTAGGAAAAGAGGCACCAAGACGTTGTCCACTATGTGGTCTTCCTCAAGGTTATTTTAAGCGATATAGCGAAGACTTTAAGTAGGGGGTGTAGTTATGCATATAATGTATCCACAGAACTATCCCTTTAGACTTGAAGAAGAACCTATAAATAATTCTTGTGGCGATGCTGAAAAATCGGAGAATAAGGAAGAAAATATAGAAAATTCTCAAGAGGAAATAAAAGTTTCTAAAGAAGAAAGAAAGAATTATAATGAGGAGTATATAGATATTCCAGAGCCATATAGAATGGAGCAAGACAATTTATTTGAGAACTGTGATTTGACCTATGATATGAAAACAGGCCAGTATCTACTTATGGGCGCAAAATGCAACTTTATGGACGGACTAGAAAACTTTAATAAAGCAAAAATGGAATACAAGGAAAAGGAAAATGAGATAGATATTATTGATCTTTTATATGATAATCATGAAGAAAAACCTGATGGTGATGATAAAAAGATTCATATGAATGATAAAGATTTTGATATCTATGAGGATGAGCCTTTTATGAATAATGAAATGTCTTATGTTGATGACAAAAAACTTAATATGATTAATGAGATGTATGATACTTATGAGGAAAAGCCTCATAATGACGAAAAAAAATCTAGTATAACTGATGGAATGTTTGATATTTTTGATAATATAGATTATACAAAAGAAAAAGATGAAATCCTTGAAAATGAAAAGCTTGATATATTAAAAGATGTAAAAAAAGAAATAGTAAGAGAAACTAAAGAGAATGATGAAGAATCGAAGCGAAAGGTTCGTAATAAGGTGAAAATAGTAAATATAACACCAGATCAGAATCAGAAAATTATCATAACCGATAAAAAGGATGATAAAAATGTTATTATCATAAAAGATAAACCTGGTGTTGATATAATTAAATTAAAGAAGCATTATGATAAAAAGCTAAATTCAATTGATTCAATATATATAAAGAAAATGATGACTAATGAATTTTTGCATAAACCTAAATCGGCGAAGAAGAAATGTAAGAAATGCAAAAAGAAAAGATAATATTTAAACTCCTTTCAGTTTTGGGAGGAGTTTATTATATAATCACTAGTTTAAAGTGGAGTTTTTAAGGGGTTAATAATTGAAATGTTAGTTTCTACATTTTGATATTTTGGTTTTAAATTTTTCACTAATACAAAAGGTATGAATGAAACCGATAATAATTAATATAAATATATAGATAGTAATTACTTGGGTGAACATAGTGGGAGATATAATTGGAAATAGAGAGTTCCATTGTAGGCAGTTTATTGAAAGTTGGTACTATGATCTTAATAATCAATCAGATATGCTTTTTAAGCTTACTAATTCATATAGATTGCTTATAGGAGGCGCTGACGATTTTAATAAAATAGCTTTATCTAAGAAAAAAGATGTGAAAAATGCGCTTAATAGAGCAGTTGAATTGGGAGAAATAATTGATGAAGTTATTAAAAGCATAGACAGAAGCAAATGTGTGATATTAAATTATAATGTACTTAAGGCTGAAGCACTTGAGAAAATTTTAGGAACTATTGTTGCTGAGGAAGTAGCTCACATAATAGAAAAAAATGGGGTAATAAAAGAACTATGACTAAAGTCATAGCTCTTTTATTATATTTTCGTAAAACGAAATTTACTAATCATTAAGTAAGCTAATATAGCCATTATGAATAGCGTTAACCAAGATAGCCTTGCAATATTTCCACCTAACATAGTGAAAATTAAAGAATATAAGGCTAAGAAAGTTCCAGCAAGCGTTATTGGGACACCAGTGTATACTCCGTCAAAATCGGAAATGTTATATCTTGCTAGTCTAAAAGCACCCGCTATTGGGAATAGTACTAAAATTACATATCCTAATATAGGAAGATTAATTAGTTGGAATAATAAAAATGCAACAAAGGCTGGAGCTACTCCGAAAGATACTAAATCTGCCAATGAGTCCAGTTCCTTACCTATTTCAGAATCTACATTTAAGAATCTAGCAATCCTACCATCATATCTATCTATGAGTCCCGCTAAAAGAATAAACAAACAAGCTATATTATATTCATAATTTAAAGTAAATAATAAAGAAAAAATTCCACAGCTAAGATTAGCAAACGTAAATAAATTTGGTATATGACTTTTTTTCATAACACCTCTCCTAATTGATATATCGTGTGACTATATCATTATACTATACTTTTAACAATAGTTTAATAAGTTTTTTATTTTATTATAAGAATTATTAGTGAGAGTGAAGAATTTACAAGTAAAAATAATGCAGAATACTAAAAATATTCATAGTAATATTTTGTATGTCTATTGTGAATAAAAGAAAATATAGTATAATTATTTAATATGAACAGTTAATTAATAAGACTATATATTGGGAGAGCATTCATATGAGAAGAGTAAAATTGATATACAATCCATTTTCAGGAGATAATTTAATGGCACAAAAACTTGATGATGTTATAAGGATACATCAAGAATACGGATATTCTGTAGTACCGTATAGAATTAGTTTTGAAAGTACTATGGATGCAGCTTTTACAGATATTAATGAGGGGTATGAATATATTATTGTTGCTGGTGGGGATGGAACGGTAGATACAGCCGTTAATTGCATGAAAAATCTTAATATTGATTTACCTATAGGTATTATTCCAGTGGGTACTGCTAATGATTTTGCAAAGTTTTTAGGTATGTCGTCAGATGTATTAGAAGCTTGCGAACAGATAATTAATAGTGATATTGAATTAGTGGATTTAGGAAAAATAAATGATAAATATTTTATAAATGTGGCGAGTACAGGAATGTTTACTGATATATCTCAAAAAATTGACGGAAACTTTAAACATTCTATGGGGAAAGTTGCTTATTACATAAAAGGTATCGAAGAAGTTGTAAATTTAAAGAAATACAAAATCAAGGTATCTACAGATGAGATTGTTTTTGACGACTATATGTATTCTATGTTAGTTTTTAACGGTAGAACAGCAGGAAATCTTAATTTGGCATATAAGGCTGAGGTACAAGATGGAATGTTTGATGTTATAATAATTAAAGCAAAACCATTTACTAACGTAGTAAATTTATGTATAAAAATTATTAAAGGTGAACACTTAGATAAAAGTGAGGAATTAGTATACTTTAAAACTGATAAGGTATATATTGAATGTGATGAAGAGATTGTTACAGATATAGATGGTGAGAGAGGACCAGATTTTCCAGTAACAATAACCTGTGAAAAAGGTTCACTTAAGATATTAGGACTTAACAAAAGTTTAAAGGAACATCAAAACAACAAGTAGTTTAAAAATAAAAAAGAATATTTGCAAGTGTTTTATAATAGACATTAATAGTATCAATTAATAAGGATGGTGCATATGGCTGAAATTTATGCTCTTTTGTTATTTATTGCCATGTCTATTATATTTTCTTGTTTTATAAGAAACTTTGAGGCTCCTTTTAAAATCAAAATCATCAGTTTAACTGCTTTATTTTTTTTAACACTTAGATATATTTCACTGCTTTTGTGCTTTTTTAGCAAAAGTATACTGTGGCTCTATTCTTTAAAGTATATTTATTTCCTATATATTCTAGTTATACCAATAATAATCATGGTAGTACTTTATACAATTCTTAGGAATAATACAATATCATTTAATTACATAATGATTACATCAGTTGTTTGTTATATACTTTACCCAATATTAATTACCATGAACTCGGAAGTATTTTCAATAGAAATATTTTCAAATCCTAATTTAGGGTATCATATCTTGCATGATAATAGTTATATAAGTGTTTTTTATGGAGCTGTTAATTTACTTGCACTTTTATATATACTTATTGTTCTAAATGATAACCATAATATTATAGCTGTGATGCTTGGAACTAGTGCTTCTCTAATATCTATAGTAGAGACTGTAGCTGTAATAATTAAAATACAAGTTTTCCCTCAATATCTTTTAGGTGAAATTTTTTGGCTTATAACATTTAATTATATGCTTTATAAACTTAAAAGGAGATAGCAGGAAACTGAAAAGGAACTACACTTACTAAAAACATCTGGTTTTGCGAGTGTAGTTCCTAATTTTCTTTTATCTTTTTTTTGCTTTTGCCTTTGAAGCTAGTGGAGATTTATTATTATCAGCTTTTTTACTGAAGGATGATTTATTGTTATTTTTACTTTTGTCTCTAGAGGGTGAATTCCCTTTGGCTTTAGAGCTAGTTTTCTTCATTCCCTGTGATTTTTTCGAGGAATTAGTAGAAGTGTTTTTATCTTCTTCGGAGCTCTTCTTACTTCTGCTCTTAGGTGGTACTGGTGGAATCAAGGCTTTATCGTTATGGCCTATTAAATCTGATCTACCAGCTTTAATTAAAGCTTCTTTTACAAGAGCATGATTTTCTGGTTTTGAGTATTGCAGAAGTGCTCTTTGCATAGCTTTTTCTTTTCCGCTTCTTGGGACGTATATTTTTTCACCAGTAAAAGGATTTACTCCAGTATAATATATAGTGGTTGACAAGCTACCAGGAGTAGGATAAAAATCTTGAACTTGCTCTGGCATATATCCCATTTCTTTTATAAATAAAGCTAACTCTATAGCTGCCTTTAAATCACTTCCAGGGTGACTAGACATAAGATAAGGAACTAAAAATTGATTCATTCCCACCTTCTTATTTATTTCATAATATTTTTTCGTGAATTTATCATATACTTCTCTTGTTGGTTTTCCCATTTGTTTTAGAACTGCATCAGAAACATGTTCTGGAGCAACCTTAAGCTGTCCACTTATATGATGTTTACAAAGTTCTTCGAAGAATTTTGTGTTCTTATCGTATATAAGATAATCATATCTTATACCAGAACGAACAAATACTTTTTTCACCTTAGGAAGTTCTCTAAGTTTTCTAAGCAATGATAGGTATTCCATATGATCAATCTTAAGGTTTTTGCAGGCACTAGGGAAAATACATTGTCTATTTTTACATACCCCTACTTTTTCTTGAATACTGCAGGCTTTATTTCTAAAGTTAGCAGTAGGCCCACCAACATCATTTATATAGCCTTTAAAGTCAGGAAATTCTGTCATTTCTTTAGCTTCATCTATAATTGAGTCTTGGCTTCTGTTTTGAATTACTCTGCCTTGATGAAAGGTAAGAGCACAGAAAGAACAGGAGCCATAACAGCCTCTATGACTTGTTATTGAAAATCTAACTTCTTTTATAGCAGGTATACCACCTTCAGCTTCATAGATAGGGTGATAGGTTTTAGCATAAGAAAGCTTATATACTTCATCCATTTCTACTTGAGACATTGAT is a window encoding:
- a CDS encoding alpha-amylase family glycosyl hydrolase, whose product is MGKESKLIKLMNILKKKSKIGEGISYAVPDLWNCFDYSSKESNCREDGVLFVNPYDFYSECIEKYILKSRKSSIDYSKSLSKNVATVNGSVGVIGGDWIKSSIIYSMQIRTSTSWDHDLDGYLSDYSANGFKETGTFVKSIALLPLLKKMGITALYLLPISQHSYKYKKGELGSPYAVKDFFALDEELKDPMTGDEMTVEDEFSAFIEGCHILDIRVMIDIIPRTCSRDNNLILTHPYWFYWINLEEVSEYGPPRVESIGQNVKPSEELLPLMYQSENVKSLLKKFTVSPDKYDAVKWREIQTMCAVNPRLNVLDLIEEYMGITTAPAFSDCINDPQAPWEDVTYLRLYLDTPTASKRYMKDINQPPYILNDTIKCNLFQGNEPNEALWSVLADIIPYYQRNFGIDGARIDMGHALPQDLVEMIMRMPRAIDKDFSFIAEELVDLGAAAAKKMGYNMIIGDGFYKEPRWQEHKIHGFIYDSRNLVCPVFAAGEIADSSRLAARYGGKNLVKCATMLNHFMPNGIPFINSGLELYETQPMNTGLDATSEERYRLDINDKYYGKLAFFDKYQLHWNNKDRWEMPGILSNISKIREEYKDTFTNLDNFFPVSCGDWSSPAIALGWIINGKRRCQRDNLILVLANADMSNYRDLYFDLDGIRRESYNASREAYLLYSPNELSRYIYEFDDRWNLKLGFGPGEVKIIKM
- a CDS encoding rubrerythrin family protein, coding for MKLQGSKTEINVLKTFAGESRASVAYMLFAEKARKEGYEYIASIFESTGRNELAHARETFEALKLIRTTSENLKYAIEGEKEESESIYVKYAKEAKEEGFEELENLFSELAETEEHHEKRFKAIKELLDSGRLFKNQTSIKWQCMNCGYIHVGKEAPRRCPLCGLPQGYFKRYSEDFK
- the pssA gene encoding CDP-diacylglycerol--serine O-phosphatidyltransferase; protein product: MKKSHIPNLFTFANLSCGIFSLLFTLNYEYNIACLFILLAGLIDRYDGRIARFLNVDSEIGKELDSLADLVSFGVAPAFVAFLLFQLINLPILGYVILVLFPIAGAFRLARYNISDFDGVYTGVPITLAGTFLALYSLIFTMLGGNIARLSWLTLFIMAILAYLMISKFRFTKI
- a CDS encoding YegS/Rv2252/BmrU family lipid kinase; this encodes MRRVKLIYNPFSGDNLMAQKLDDVIRIHQEYGYSVVPYRISFESTMDAAFTDINEGYEYIIVAGGDGTVDTAVNCMKNLNIDLPIGIIPVGTANDFAKFLGMSSDVLEACEQIINSDIELVDLGKINDKYFINVASTGMFTDISQKIDGNFKHSMGKVAYYIKGIEEVVNLKKYKIKVSTDEIVFDDYMYSMLVFNGRTAGNLNLAYKAEVQDGMFDVIIIKAKPFTNVVNLCIKIIKGEHLDKSEELVYFKTDKVYIECDEEIVTDIDGERGPDFPVTITCEKGSLKILGLNKSLKEHQNNK
- a CDS encoding YgiQ family radical SAM protein, with product MLTLERSKFMPISKEDLKERNIDQLDFIIITGDAYVDHPSFGTAIIGRILEKEGYSVGVIPQPDWKTLDSFKILGKPRLGFLINSGNIDSMVNHYTSSKKRRHDDFYSPGGKGGLRPDRAVIIYSNKAKEAYKDVPIIIGGIEASLRRFAHYDYWSDKIRRSVLVDSKADLLSYGMGEKSITEIAKYLSFGKNVKNIRGIRGTAYITSSLENLKDYIEVPSFEEVSESKSAYNKAFKIESEEQDSIRGNTIVQKHGDRYLVQNPPATSMSQVEMDEVYKLSYAKTYHPIYEAEGGIPAIKEVRFSITSHRGCYGSCSFCALTFHQGRVIQNRSQDSIIDEAKEMTEFPDFKGYINDVGGPTANFRNKACSIQEKVGVCKNRQCIFPSACKNLKIDHMEYLSLLRKLRELPKVKKVFVRSGIRYDYLIYDKNTKFFEELCKHHISGQLKVAPEHVSDAVLKQMGKPTREVYDKFTKKYYEINKKVGMNQFLVPYLMSSHPGSDLKAAIELALFIKEMGYMPEQVQDFYPTPGSLSTTIYYTGVNPFTGEKIYVPRSGKEKAMQRALLQYSKPENHALVKEALIKAGRSDLIGHNDKALIPPVPPKSRSKKSSEEDKNTSTNSSKKSQGMKKTSSKAKGNSPSRDKSKNNNKSSFSKKADNNKSPLASKAKAKKR